A window of Ruminiclostridium herbifermentans genomic DNA:
TCAACTGAAGTTAAATGCTCTAAGAATTTAACTGCTGCATCAAGTTTTGCACCTGTAGCATTAGTAGTAATACCATTTGTCCAGAATGAACCAAATGATGTTTCAACTCCATTAAATGAAGGAAGAACAGTAACACCATAGTTCAAATCTTTAGCCTGGCTCTTTAATGAACCTAGACGGTATGAACCATCAATGTGAAGAGCTGCTTTACCACTGATAAATGCTGTTGAATCATCAGTATAGAAGTCCTTTTCACCTACTTTTTCAACCTTTGCAAGATTTACTAGGAATTCAAAAGCTTTATATCCGTTTTCTGAAGCATTCCATTGAACAGTTTTCTTATCTTCACTTATAGGCTCTTGTCCAAACTGTTTGAGAAGAACAGGACGGAACCATGAATGTAATTGACCTGATGGTTGGAATGTAAGTCCTTCTATCTCTAGTTTTCCATTTACTACTTTTGTACACTTCTTAGCCATTTCAACTAATTCTTCAACAGTTTGTGGTGGCTTTTCAGGGTCTAATCCGTTTTCTTTGAATATATCCTTATTCCAGAAAAGACCTAATGTACGAACTGCAGTTGGTACAGTGTAGTATTTTCCATCTATTTTGTTAACCTTAACCATAGGAGCAAATGTGCTCTCTATTTTTTCTGCTGAGAAGGATGATGCAGGTAGTTCTTGCAATGTTCCTGCTTTTACATACTTCGGTACCCATCCATAATATAGATTTATAATGTCTGGTCCAGTTCCGGCTGAAACTGCAGCAGCAACCTTTTGTTGGTATGAGTCATAAGGGAAGTGCTTTTGAACAACTTTAATATTGGGATTTTTACTTTGGAAGTCTGCTATTAATTCATCCATAAGATTTACTTTTGTTTCGTAAAAATATTGCCAATATTCAATTGTAACCTCTTCTACTGTTGAAGTACTAGAATTAGCAGCAGTAGTACCTTCAGATGTTGAATCTTTAGCAACTTCATTACCTCCACAACCAGCTAAAAGAGAAACTGACAAGCAACCTGCTAAAATCATAGATAAAAATTTTCTACTCATAATATCCTCCTTTTTTTCTACAAATTGTTTTTAACCAAACAAATAAACCAACTTATTTTACTGCGATTGTTAGAACAGAGTTTACTAGAAAATTGTTACGTAGATATACATTCCCCCTTTAATGGTATTATGCACTATTTGTATTTTGCACATATCCTTGAAGCTTATTAAATTTTGTGAATAAAACATTCATCAAAATTATTATTTTATATTTAATTAATATAAAATATCATATTGGTACGTTAGTTTGTACAGTTCCCTTACTATTCATTTCATAAAAAATACTTAAAGCACTTCCAACGGCTCCTCCATATTTCTTTGTTTGAGTAAGACTAAGTTTTATATCCAAAGGAATTAAGCTTTTAATTTTTCTTGTTAATTCATTTAGAAACTCTGTGCCTTCTTCAGCCATCCCGCCACCAATTACTACAATTTGCGGATTTAGGATGCAAAATATGGAACTTATCCCCAGCCCTAAGTATTTATAAATATCATCTACTACCTTTTTAGCAATTTTATCTCCTTGTTTTGCTTGTAAAAATATTTCCTTACAATCAATATTTTTATTGGTTATTTCTCTATAAATCCGGCTTGCTGCAGATGCAGATGCTTTAGTTTCAAAGAAACCGAAATTATTCTCACTAAATGTTTCATTGTATGCTTCAATTGTTAAGGGTAAATATCCAATTTCACCTGCTTCAAAGCTATGACCTCTATATAGCTTACCCCCAATGTATAATCCACATCCAATACCTGTTCCAATAGTAATCATTACAAAATCATCATAATCTTTTGCTGCCCCTAAATATTTTTCTGCTAAAGTCCATATATTTACATCATTATCAATAAATGTACTTATACCAAATTTACTTTCTATATGTTCTTTTAATTGCACATTTCTCCAATTAAACGCAGGGCATACTATAATATTTCCAGTGTTATGATCAACTGTACCAGGCACCCCAATACCAATTCCGCTTATATCATCATTACTTTCTTTAATAGTGTTTTCTATTATTTCTTCAATATTTCTTAGGTATTGATCTCCATAATAATCACTTTTTCTAGTGTGAGAGTAAAGGATATTACCACGTTCATCACAAATCACGGCAGAAATATTGGTGCCCCCAATATCCAAACCAATACTTATAGGCATATTTCACATCCTTTCCATTTAGTTCGTTTTCATTACCAACCAATATCTATAAACTAATATTAAGCCATTATACGATTTATGTCAAGACAAAATTCGCTAATTTTTTATATTATTTTCACTGATGAAAATTTATAATTAAAAGACTGTTCCTACTAAATAAGCAATGAATAAAATAGTAAGCCAATACCATATGATAACGAATTTAAAACCAATGATATTAAAACTGACTTTTTAACTTTAAATCCACATAATAAACGGATTATATAAGCCTCAATAATAACAACAGCTATTTCCAAAATTAATATTGTTAATTTGTAACCAAAAACATCAAAAATATATCCAGCTCCTAATGCTAATAGGTTTATTGCAGGATTAGTTAATAAATTGCATAAAAAAACATAGTACACAAACTGCTTTGATTTACATATAAAAAGCATGCTTGTGCACTCTATAAGTACTGTTAATATAAAAGCTATTAAGAAGTAAAATAAAATCATAAATTTTAGTCGCTTTTCTCTTTACTGGTTGATGTTGATTATGTTGCTTTACTGTTCTTGTTGCATACGTTGTTTTCGTTGTTATTTATTGCTTTTTTGATGTGTTTGCTGATTTTGTTTTTCTAGCTGTTATTGCTGTTCTTTTTGTGCTTTTTGTTGTACTTCTTGAATTGATGAATTCTTTTTCTGTGCCTTATTAATTAGTATCCAAGCTATTACTATTACAGCTAAAACACCAATAACCAAAGTAAAAATTAAAAAACCGCACCTAGTAGGTAGTCTAAAAGGCGGTGCCACATCACAAAGACAGCTATTAATTAATTGTTCTAACATTGTCATCTCTCCTTTTTTGATTTTCTATAGAAATATAAATACAAATACTCGAAACCAGTATTAGTATAGGTAATACTATTTTTATTATATTATCTGGTAATGTAATTAAATATATAGGAATATTGCCAATTAGCAGTGCAAGCGTAGTCAATCCAAACGCGAAGCCCGGCTGATTTTTTAGCTGCGAAGCAATTCCCCAAAGGGTTATTGACATTGTAATATTAAACATAACAAGACCTATTGAACATAATGCTATATTATTGCAAAAGATACACAATAATGGAATTGACACTAATAATGATAAAACGCCCACATTTCTTGCTCCAAAATAATCTGCAAGAATGCCTCCCCAAAATTTACCTAAAAAAGCACAGATGCTAGGCAAAATGAATAAAAAAGTATTTGTTTTCCATAAAATTGGTACTTGAAAGCCAACATAGGAACGAACAATTATTGAAATAAGGCATAAATAAATAATTATCTTTCCATTTGTAACAATGGGCTTTAATACATTTTGCTTATTAAAATCGGGTATTACATTGTCTTTATCCATAGCGCAATAAAAGCTAATTGCAAAACAACATCCCAATAAAAGTAATACAATTATCCAAAATGTAACTCCATTCCTTCCAGCAATAGTCCCCAGTGCAACACCAATTGCTCCAGATGATACAAAAATTCCTCCCCTAGCAATTTTTCCTTCTGAATATACCAAGGAATTAATTCCACCGCCAATATGAAAGACAGCGTTTCCTACCCCACAAAATAATATAGCCAGCCACGGAGAAAAGCCAATCACAACTCCTGCACAAACAAGTAAACACCCAACTAAAGCTACTTTAGAGTGCTCAATAGAGCGCATATCCACATAATATCCAATAAACATCTGCAATCCAAAGGCTAGAATATTATATAATAAGAAGCCTAAGGATATCGTTGTAGGTTCTTCAATTTGCCTGCAGAATGAACCCATTAAAACATAAAAACACGAAAAATCCACTACCATATGGGATATGGTGTAAATTGCTAATGACGTTTTGTTTTTCATAAGGGACCTCAAACTTCATCAATCGTTAATTTCTGACCCACAATTTTTATATCTGTATGTAATCTCCGTATATCCATAATTTACAATCTTCTCAATTTTTACAATACCACGCAGACTTATGACCTGTTGCTCTACCACCCTTTTCTGAATAGGTGAAGAAGAACCCTAATTTACTATAATTTTTTAATTCTTTTTCCAGTTGTTTTCCACCTACAACCCAAAGTGCACCTCCTTTTGCTCTATTGTCAATAACCTCAAATCCTTTATCTTTTAATATTTTATATATGTCTCTGTTGTTGGAACTTGATTCGAACTCCAAAAGATTATCTTTGCTGATTATTTCTTTTTTTCCTACTAAAGTACTTGCTTCTATTTTAGATTGATTATTATGAAGTGATTCTTTATTATATAAGCTATTCAATCTACTCGCTGCAATATGTTCAATAGATAACTGCAAATCCAAATTATCTAATGGTAGCTCAAGTGGTAACTGTTCTAGCTTGATATCATTGGTCTTAGTATCAACTTCTGAAGAATTTGTCATTTCAGATTTTCCATATGGTATATCTGTATATTTTTTGATATTATATTTATGCGTAATATTATCTCGTTCTATCGTTTCTCCTGTAAAAACATCTTCTTTTATTTTTATTGCACCAAATTCGCCTGATTGCTCTGTTTCATAGTTGATAATTTTCTCATGCCACTCCCTACGAATTTGCTCTGCACGTCTTTTTATTCTATCAATTATTTCATTTTCCATAGAAATCTTTGTTTTGTCATCAATATCATCAGATAAATAATTAGGTCTTATCCCATAGCTTTCCAACTCTTTAAAAACCAATTCCATGGTTTCTTCTGGGGCTCTGTAAAATTCACTTCCTCTAATTCTGATGAATTTCCAGCCTAATCTTTCCAGAATAGCTTGTCTTTTTAAATCATTCGGCAAATTATCTTGAGTATGCCATTTTTCACCATCACATTCTAAAGCAATATTCTTATCCCCATCCTCAATAACTATATCTATTCTATATGCTCCAACGTTCCATTGAGGGATAACTTTGTAACCATGGTTAACGAGTACATTTATAACTTCCTTTTCAAAGTCTGACTCTGCTCTATTTATTATTTCTATTTTTTTATCAATGGATGGATTAATAGCATGCCTTATTAATCTAAGCCTTATATCATTTGGTTTTAAATCAATTTCTGGATTTAATGAATGTACAACCCACATTTGATCCTTTGCTCTACTCGCTGCAACATTATACTTTTTTCTATTGATATCATTATTACCATCTTCACTTAATAGCCTAACTGGTCCATCTTTTTCACTTGGTCCTTCAACAATGCTTAAAAATATAATATCTCTTTCATCACCTTGAAATTGTGATGCCGTTGCACACTGTATTTTTCTATTTTCGTACTCTTTAGGATCTAAATTTACTTGTAAAAATCTATCTATTTCATATGATTGCTCATGTCCTAACAAAGAGATTACTCCTATTGTTTTATTTTTATAAACTTCTTCCTCACAACAGGCACAAATCAATGATGCAATATGTTCAGCCTCAACTTTATTAACTTTATTAGAAGATTTATATGCATTAGGTACTCTATATTCAATTAGAGCAGGTTTTGTTTTTACTTTTGATCCATCCCGTAAAGGTTTAATTCTACCGTTATAAGATAATTGATTGCTGAACTCAATAATCTCTGGTAAACATCTAAAATGCTCAGTTAACATAATTGGTTTAAATCCAGATGTTTTTGCAATATCATATATGGATATTTTTCCATTGAATAAATGTTTATTTGGTATCCCCTGTAAATGTTGCTCAATTAATGCACCAACTTCTTCAATTTTTATACCAACTGTATCAGGGCTTACTTGTTCATCATCGCCAACTATAATTACCTTTTTACCTAAATATAATGCCGCAAGAGCTAGTATACCAGCTTGACTTGCTTCATCAATAATTACAACATCAAATTTATTTTTCCTCGGATCAAAATTTTCAACTACACGATTTAGTGGCATGATCCAAACGGGAATTGCAGTTTGGCAAAGTGGCATCAATTCTCTTGCCTCTTTTATCAATGCAGGTGCAGTCTTACCAGTGCCTTTTCCAAATAGTTTAATTGTTGCCCTCCAACCCTCAATGGCTTGGGTTTGAACAACAGATATATTCTTTATTTTTTGATACCATGCTTTTTCAAAAGCAAGAGTTCTCGCATTGCTCATTAATAACTCATTTATCTTGCTCAATTCTTTTTGTATTGCATTGGCATCATAACTATCAATTCGTGCTATTTGATTGCTAAGTTGTCTCCATTTCCATGCTAATTCTATATTTTCAGGTAGCATACAATCGCCATGAATTCCATCCCTACTTCTTATGGCTTCACCCCAATCTGGTGCAATAATTTCTAATTTTCTTAATAAATTAGATCGCTCTAAATATATATCTTTCTTTGCTAACACACTTGAAAGCATACCATATGCCATTGTATATGTATTTGTATCTTTATTAATAATGGCTTGAATAAGATCAATAAATGGTTGTCCATATTCTTTATATTCATTCAAATAGTTTGCATATTGTGTCCAATCATTTTTTATTTTACCTAATAGTTCAAATTTTCTTCGTTTATCTAAATCAGGTATAAAAATATTATTAAGTAAGAGTGAAATAGATTCTATTGGTTTTTCAATTTCAATCACATTAATTTCTTCAAATTTAGCTTTATTAGAGCAAATATCATACAATTCTCTTGTGAAGTTTAACCAGACATTTTTATACCAACTTAAGGATGAAAAAATCTTGTTACGTTTTTGCTTAACTTTTTCCTCAAAATTATCTATAGTTAAAATTGCATTTTCAGATACTTTAGATAATAATTTATTAAACTTTTTAAGTATTTTAGTCTTTTGCAATTCGTAATTAATAATAAATTTTACATTCTCAAAATCAACTCTATTTTCTATAACTTTACCATCGTTAGTTATTTCATCTTTAAGTTTTTTCCACTTAGGTTTTGTAATCATTGTTACTAAAGTCACAGGGGCTTCTTTTCCAGAATCAATGATTTCATTAAGAATAGAGATACTTTCGTAAGTTACTATTTTGCTTGGTATGTTATAGTCGTTTTCAAAGCGCAATTTTCTATATCTATCGTAATATTCAATTAAAACATCAAATTCCTCAAAAGCAGTTTCCCAAAAAGTACAGTATATACTATCTTTTATAGACTTCTCTATAATGGTAGATTGATAATTTTCCATATTAGTTAAACTATACCCAATTTCTATAGCTGTTTCCAACAGATTTGACAAAATATTTTCTTCAATATTATCTTTCAAAACTAGTTTGGGGTTCCACCCCATAAGTTCTTCACTATATCTCAAGTATTCGTCTACACTATTTTTGAAATCATCAATGCTCCATAGTGACTCTAAAGTTGGCAAATTCTTACTTAATAATTTATCTTCTTCTAAAGTTATTTGTTGATTTGAATGATACAAAGTATTTAAATCTTCCATTGATAGTGGTAAACCCACAGTATCATCTTTTGTTTTACCTGGTATATAGTCAAATTTACCTTGTCCAGAATTAATGAATTTAGCCGCATCAATTGGCGTAATTGTTTGGTTTGCAAATACAATATCCTTGTACTCCAATGACCGAATTTGAAGGAGTTCTTGACTTTTCGCCTTTGACTTGTTTATCAGTTCATTTCTTTCATTATGGAGTCTTTCAATCTTATTCTTTGATTCGTGTAAATCAAGAGATGTACTTTTTATTTCAATCTCATTAATAGCATCATCCATTTCTTGTTTTTGTGAACTTGTACTTAGGAGACTAATACAAAGATTTTGAAGGTTAACTTCTTTATTATATTGATCCTTATACACCTTTTCTTTAAGCACAGTTAAAGCTTTTTCAGTATGGCTGGTAACAAGTACACTATTCCCTTGACTTAATAGATGACCTATAAGATTTGCTATTGTGTGTGTTTTTCCTGTTCCTGGAGGTCCTTGAACTAGAACTGCACCATAGTTATTAATGTATTTGATTATTTTTAGTTGTTCATTGTTAGCTGGTAAAGTCAACAAAATATCCTGATCAATACCACTCTGATTCCAATCTTCATCAATCACATTGGCTTCATTATGTTCTTTGTGGTTACCAATTATATTTTCAAAGAAGTCTGGTAATTCTATATCTGGTTTGTTCTCAATATCACTAATAATATTATCAATAAACGACGAAAATCCAAGTGTTCTTTTTCTTAAAAATAGAATTGGATTTGACATTATAACTGGACCATTATAGCCATTTTCAAATACTTCAACTAATTTTCCTTTTTCATCAACAACATTAATTAGACGTTGAAAAAGCGCACAAGTATTGGATGTATCTGCTATATGGTAATTATTCACTTCTATATCTTGAATTACTTGTGAAAGAACTTTTTGATTTATTGTTGGAATAACTCTAAGCATAGGTGTATAGAGTTCTGTTTTTAACTCATCACATTTCACAGTAAAAGATGGCTTATCAGGGTTAAATATTAATTGAACCTTTTGAAGTAATACAGGGTGATCAATAATTCTAAGGTCTGTATTCCAATATATATGTCCATCTCCAAGTAATAGTTCAATACTTTCAGATTCTTTTTTTATATCAGAGTATAACTTAAATAAATTGTTATATAAAATAAGTCCCTGCTCTTTTGGAATTTCTTGTGTTCTCCATCTATTGCGCTTTTTTGTCCATTCATTATATAAATCTACACGGGCATCTAGGTCAATAAACTTTTCTTTAGTAGAGCAAATAACCTCATCTAAATATTTAAAATTTGTCTTTTTTGCACCACATTCTGGGCATACCCAATTTTCTGAAACAGAATTAAAATCATTAGCTACAGTTGTTTTTCCTTCTTGGTTAAATTGCTGAGGATTATATACCCAAGAACAGTTTTTGCAAATATATCTTGCAAACTTTACTTCTTTCGTCATTACCTCTTTATATTGAATCGTCTTGGTATTTAGTTTTTTCCAATCGCCAATAAGCCATTCAATAAGCAGGTCATTTGGAGCAGGACATGGCTCTAAAACAGGTCTTTTCACTTCTAATATTTTTAATCCATCAAAATCCTGTGTATCATAAATAGACCAAATTTCAGTAATTTGTGGCAAATTTGAAAGTTTAATGCTCCATTTTTGTTTTTCAATTTCTGTTATAACAGGATTTGAGAGTTCATTGTAGTCTTTTAGAAAATTAAAAATATTATTTATGTGAGCCATTCGGTTTCCTCCTATTCAAAAGCATTTAGTTTTCATTTGAAAATTTTTTCGTTTTTTGTTTTACGACGCATCATCAGCTCAGCTATCATTTTACCATAATTCAATACAATATGGTAAATATTTATATAATTATCTAAAATATAGTACATATTTCTCTACTAACTAAAAAAATTGCACATATCAATATTTAATCACAAGTCACGAATGCGTATGCATTTCAATTATGACTATTACAATTATTCCAACAAAAAAAGCCACGCACCAGTAACCTTTACAAACCACCAGTGTGCAGCTTTTTTCACCCATTATATTTTTCTATCAAATCTATTACTGATTTTTATTTTGTTAATGCTAATACTTATTTTTAATTCAAGCCATTATCAATGCATTGTATATCTGTTACGTTTAAATAAATATATGCTATCACTAGTTTTCACAGAAAATCAGATATACCATCCGTTATCCCCTTACAACATATAACTTATGAGAATCTTTTTACAATTCCGTTGATTGCAAGTGCGTTTTCTTTATTTTGGCTGACAATAACCGTCATTTCTTCTGTTGTTACTTCTGTTTGGTGCGCTTTAGCCAAAATATCCTGACTGTTCACTGTCTGAGAATCTGGAACATCTGATACTGATTTAATATGAGCCTGAATTGTATTTACTGTTTCAACGAAAGTTGAAGATGCACCAGCAATATCATCAATAATGACCCGAATATCCTGAATTGACTGATGATAATCATTAGTTGCATTTTTAAACTCAACAAACTGTGCTTGTACATCCTTTTCCAGAAATGCAATAACCTGATCAAAACAGGATTGAATATTTGTAATATTATTTCTTGTTTCATTACATATTGCTTGGATTTGAGTAGCAGTATCAGATGAACTTTTGGCCAAATTGCCAATTTCTCCTGCGACAACAGCGAATCCTTTTCCTACATCACCTGCTCTTGCTGCCTCAATTGAAGCATTTAATGAAAGTAGGTTTGTCTGTTTTGTTATATCCAGAATCTTTGATGCCATTTCATCTATACGCATCAATGATTGTAAGTCACTCAATGCACGTTCAATTGTTTTTTGATTTTCTACTATTTGTTCACTGATTGTTTTCATTGAGTCATTTGCGAAGCTTTGCATTTGAGCAACTTTTTCAAGTAACGTACTACTATGCAGATTACCCTGACGAATTCTTTCTTCTACCCCTGATACTACATGAGCAACTTCCGCTACCTCATGATCTACTTTTGAAACTGCTGCATTTACTTCTTCTGTATGCTCTGCAAATAATGATGTTGCCTTTGCGTTATCTGATACGCATTCTAACAAAACTTCCGATGAATCTTGAATAGCAATAGCAGATTCACTTAAAGAAGAAGAACAATTGCTAAGAGTATATACAATTTCTTCTAACGCATCATACAAAGAATTCATTGCAGTAGCAATCTGTCCGATTTCACTCTTTGTACCAATCCATGGTTCCAATTTTTTATTTTTCTGTAATTTTAAATTTGCAAGTTGTTTGATAGAATCTTCAACATATCGCAAAGGCTTCGTGCTTAATCTAATCATTAAAAATGACAGTGAACTGATAACAAAAACAAAAAATAAACATATCATACCAAGTACTCTCGAATTCTTATTGGAATCACTATAAATATTCTTTTTGCTATCATATGATACTACAGCCAAACCATTTTTGCTGATATATTTGTAACTAGCAACACAATCACCTTCTGTTTCATCAGTATAATAAAGTTCTCCGTAATTACTGTTACCCTTAATTTTATTGATAACACTTAATAACATAGGATCTTTAATTTACTGTGCAATCAAAGTCTCATCATCGGCAAATATATATTTTCCGGTCATAACATTAATCATATAGTATCTAGCTGTTTCTTCTTCTCTTTTCAATTTATTTAAAATATTCTTTAAACTTTCTGCGAATGGTCCACCACCTACATAACCTACAATTGTAGTTCCATCTGTGTCATACACAGGGCAGTACATAGACAAAATAAGCTGTCCGTTTGCCGGAGAAACAATTATTCCTGCATTATATAGTCCATTTTTCATTGAATCCTGTAATTGTTTTAGACTGTCTCCTTCTTTCCTCCAGGTGCGTCCTACGTTAGAAGCATTTGAATGTGTAATACAATGAGTATTCCACTCTCCGATATAAATACCTTCCCAATTATCAAGTCCTGCAAAGTAGCTTTCAGTATAAACTTGTGCAATTGCTTGCTTTTCAGAATTATGTACATCCTTTAATAATTCTCGTACTACAGGAGCCTTACTAAAAGAAACTAATAAACTTTCTTGATTTGTTATATACTGTTCAATAAGACTTGTACGCGCTAAAAGATTTGTATCCACTTGATTGTGCTCTGACTGTTTCATCATGCTGTTAATTGTTGTGTTTGCCATAACATAAAGCAAGCCGATACAAACAATGACAATTATCAGTATTCCCAATGTGATTGTTCTAGTTAATTTCCAGTTCTTCATTATTTGAATACTCCTTCCTGTATTGGAAATTAGTACTAAGTTTATAAATGCTCATTCTTATATAATACCATATATTTCGACAAATGCAATCAATAAAATATAATATTTTACAAGAAATTCTTAATTTATAATAACCTACGGCAGATGATATTCTCACCTTTTTGCAGTTAGTATAAATAACAAAATCAGTTAGATATGAGTAGTGAATAAGAACTATCTATTAAATTCAGCAGTAAAAATGACGCCAACCGTTTCAACGATTAGCGTCATTAAAAATTTCTATTAACTTTTTTATTAATTTTGTGTCTGCAAACATTGATATGTCCACTATTTTTTCTTAGCTTTGCATCTACTATATTGTAACATGTAC
This region includes:
- a CDS encoding PDC sensor domain-containing protein, translating into MKNWKLTRTITLGILIIVIVCIGLLYVMANTTINSMMKQSEHNQVDTNLLARTSLIEQYITNQESLLVSFSKAPVVRELLKDVHNSEKQAIAQVYTESYFAGLDNWEGIYIGEWNTHCITHSNASNVGRTWRKEGDSLKQLQDSMKNGLYNAGIIVSPANGQLILSMYCPVYDTDGTTIVGYVGGGPFAESLKNILNKLKREEETARYYMINVMTGKYIFADDETLIAQ